The Streptomyces tendae DNA segment TGGCCCGCCGCACCGAGGAGGTCGTCGCCGGCCTGCCCGACCTGAACGCCTCCTGGCCGCTGCCGAAGGCGCCGTGGTTCGAGGGCCAGCCCGAGTGGAGCGCGCGGCGGGTGCTGCTGCACATCCTCGCCGAGACCGCCCAGCACGCGGGCCACGCGGACATCGTCCGGGAGGCGCTGGACGGCTCGAAGACGATGGGGTGACGAGCGGGGCCCGTCGGTGAGAGGCGCCCCTTGACCGCCCCGCGCGGGCAGCCCGGCGCCGAGCCGCCGGCACCGGCGCCTTCCCCGCCTCGTCGTCACTGAGCGGCGGCGGCCCGGCGGTGCGGGAGGGCCGCCGGGGCGCCGGCCACCCGCAGGCACCATCCCCCGCCGGCGCGACGGCGGGCAACGGCAACGGGTCGCCGTCGTGCGGGCTCCGGCCTGAGCCGCCGGCCCGTCCGGTCGGAGCCGTCGGCCCGTCGCACGGCCCGGCTGTGAGACGCCGCGGGGCCTGCGGTCGACGACCGCCGGCCCCGTTCGGACTCTCCGGAGGGAGACAGACCTCAGCCCGTGCCCGCCGGCCGCCCACGCCCCCGGTCGCCCGGACAGGCACGGGCGACCGCGGGCGCCGGACGGCTCAGCTCACAGCACCGGCAGCAGGTTCTTCAGCTCGAACGCGGTGACCTCCGAGCGGTACGCCTCCCACTCCTGCTTCTTGTTGCGCAGGAAGAAGTCGAAGACGTGCTCGCCGAGGGTCTCGGCGACCAGGTCGCTGCGTTCCATCAGGCTGAGCGCCTCGCCCAGGTTCTGCGGCAGGGGCTCGATGCCCAGGGCGCGGCGCTCCGCGTCGGACAGCGCCCAGACGTCGTCCTCGGCGCCCGGAGGAAGCTCGTAGCCCTCCTCGATGCCCTTGAGGCCGGCCGCGAGGAGCAGGGCGTAGGCCAGGTAGGGGTTGGCGCCGGCGTCGAGGGAGCGGACCTCCACGCGGGCCGAGCCGGTCTTGCCGGGCTTGTACATGGGCACGCGGACCAGCGCCGAGCGGTTGTTGTGGCCCCAGCAGATGTACGAGGGGGCCTCGCCGCCGGCGCCCGCGGTGCGCTCGGAACCGCCCCAGATGCGCTTGTAGCTGTTGACCCACTGGTTGGTGACCGCGGAGATCTCCGCGGAGTGCCGCAGCAGGCCCGCGATGAAGGAGCGGCCGACCTTGGAGAGCTGGTACTCGGCGCCGGACTCGTAGAAGGCGTTGCGGTCGCCCTCGAAGAGGGAGAGGTGGGTGTGCATGCCGGAGCCCGGGTGCTCGGAGAACGGCTTGGGCATGAAGGTCGCCTGCACGCCCTGCTCCAGCGCCACCTGCTTCATGACCAGGCGGAACGTCATGACGTTGTCCGCCGTGGACAGCGCGTCCGCGTAGCGCAGGTCGATCTCCTGCTGGCCGGGGGCGCCCTCGTGGTGGGAGAACTCCACCGAGATGCCCATCGACTCCAGCATGGTGATCGCCTGGCGGCGGAAGTCCATGCCGACGTTCTGCGGGGTGTGGTCGAAGTAGCCGGAGTTGTCCGCGGGGGTCGGACGGCTGCCGTCCACCGGCTTGTCCTTCAGCAGGAAGAACTCGATCTCCGGGTGGGTGTAGAAGGTGAACCCCTGGTCGGAGGCGCGGGCCAGCGCGCGCTTGAGGACGTAGCGCGGGTCCGCGAAGGACGGGGAGCCGTCCGGCATGAGGATGTCGCAGAACATGCGGGCGGTGCCGGGCGCCTCGGCGCGCCAGGGCAGGATCTGGAACGTCGACGGGTCCGGCTTGGCGATCATGTCGGACTCGTACACGCGGGCGAAGCCCTCGATGGCGGAGCCGTCGAAGCCGATGCCCTCGTCGAAGGCCTGTTCCAGCTCGGCGGGGGCGACGGCCACGGACTTGAGGAAGCCCAGGACGTCGGTGAACCACAGGCGTACGAACCGGATGTCGCGCTCCTCCAACGTCCGGAGCACGAACTCCTGCTGCTTGTCCATCTTCCGATTCCCCATTCTTGCCGGTCAGGCCGCCCGTTCCTCCCGGTCCCCGGGAGACGGTCCGGCACTCGAGCATCCCACCACACCAGCGTTTCATACGCGTTGCCGGGCCCGGTCGGACGAACGGCCCCGGACCGGACCGCCGGCGCCATGAGGTGCGCGGCTCCTCCGCTCATCCTGCCCGGCCGGGCCGGCCGCCACGACAGCGGGCGGTCCGCACGCCGGGCTCCCCCGGTCACGGACCCCCGCTTAAATTGGAATCTCCTATGCAAGTTTTAATGAGGGCGCAGGCATCCGAGCGACGAGGAGACCCGATGCTGTCCGACCAGTCCGCAACCACCGTCCGCGCCACCCTTCCCGCCGTGGGCGCGTCCCTCGGCGAGATCACCGAGCGCTCCTACGCCGGCATGTTCGCCGCCCGTCCCGAGCTGCTGCGCGACCTGTTCAACCGCGGCAACCAGGCCGCCGGCACCCAGCGCCAGGCCCTCGCGGGCTCCGTCGCGGCCTTCGCCACGCAGCTGCTGGACCACCCGGACCGGCGGCCCGACGCGATGCTGTCGCGCATCGCGCACAAGCACGCCTCCCTCGGCGTCACCCCGGACCAGTACGGACTCGTCCACGAGCACCTGTTCGCCGCCATCGCCGGTGTCCTGGGCGACGCCGTCACCCCCGAGGTCGCCGCAGCCTGGGACGAGGTCTACTGGCTGATGGCGAACGCCCTGATCGCCGTCGAGAAGCGGCTGTACGAGGAGCGCGGCGGCGCCGTCTGGCGGCCGTGGGAGGTCGTGGAGCGGGTCACCGAGACCGAGGACGTCGTGACCTTCCGGCTGCGCCCGGCCGACGGCGGGGCGGTGCGCGAGTTCCGCGCGGGCCAGTACGTCTCGGTGCGCGTCCCCCTCCCGGACGGCGCCCGCCAGATACGGCAGTACAGCCTCTCCGGGGCGCCCGGACCGGACCTGCGGCAGTTCAGCGTCAAGCGGGTGCACGAGGGCCCGGCGCCCGACGGCGAGGTGTCCACCCACCTGCACGCGCACGTCCGCGTCGGTGACGTCCTGGAGCTGTCCGAGGCCTACGGCGACCTGGTCCTCGACGCCGGCGCGGACACCCCGCTGCTGCTGGCCTCAGCCGGGATCGGAGTGACTCCGGTCGTCGCGATGCTGGGCCACCTCGCCGGCTCCGGGCACCGCGCCCCGGTCACCGTGGTGCACGGCGACCGCTCCCCCGCCCACCACGCCCTGCGCACCGACCACGAGGCCTACGCGGCCAAGCTGCCGGACGCGACCGTGCGCTTCTGGTACGAGCGGGACGCCCCCGCGGGCGCCGGCACCGGTTACGTCGACCTCGCGGACGTGCCGGTCGCGCCGGGCACGCGCGCGTACCTGTGCGGGCCGCTGCCGTTCATGCGGACGGTGCGCGAGCAGCTGATCGCCAGGGGGGTGGCCCCGGCCGACGTCCACTACGAGGTGTTCGGACCGGACCTGTGGCTCGCGAAGTAGGCGGGCCCCGCCCACCTGGGCGGTGAAGCGCGGTCGGTCACCGCCGACGTGGTCCGCCGGGCAGGTCCTGGCGGACGTGCGGGACGCCGAGCAGGAGCGGTCCCGTCGGGTCCGCGGTGAGGTCCGCCACCGTGAGCGGGTCCAGCGAGGCGTAGAACGCCTCCTGGGCCCGCCGCAGCGCGCCGCGCAGCCGGCAGTCGGAGCGCAGCGGGCAGGGGGCGGTGGAGGCGGCGCCGTCGCAGTCGACGACGTCCCCCTCGCCCTCGAAGGCGCGGACCAGCGCGCCTACGGAGGCCCCGCGGCCCTTCTCCGTGAGGGACAGGCCGCCGCCCCGGCCGCGCCGGGCGGTGAGCAGTGCCATGTGCTGGAGTTCGGCGACGACCTTGGCGGCATGGGTGTACGGCACGTCCATGGCCGCCGCGACGTCCCGCGTCGTGGGGTTGGTGTCCCCGGCCACGGCGAGGCGCATGAGGACCCGCAGGGCGAGGTCGGTGGAGCGCAGCAGCCGCATACCGGGAAGCGTAGGTAATCGGAATCCTGGCTCAAAATTTCCGGCCGGATCTTCACCAGCTCCTCCCGGTCCCCGTCCGGGCCCCGGGAGCGCGGCCACGACGTGTCCGGTCCTTGCCGCCGCCCCCTACGACTCGCCCGTCCCCGCCATTACGATCAGCTGACCCGACAGCCCCTCCCGTCGCCCCCTCCGACCCGAAGGACACCTCCATGGGCTCCGCCAAGAAGAGCAGCGCGTCACGCACGGCACGCATAGAGGAGATGCGGCGCGCCGAGCAGGCCCGCGACCGCCGCAAACGGATCCTCGTCGTCGCCGCCTCCGTGGTGGTCGTCGCGGGCCTGGTCGCGGGCGGGGTGGCGCTCGTCCGGTCGCAGTCGGACGACGGCGGCAGCACCGCGGCGGACGACTCCAGGAGCGCGGGCAGGTTCGTCACCGGCGCGGACGGCGTACGGGCCTGGAAGGGCACGCTGGACCGCAATCACGTGACCAAGACCGTGGACTACCCGGTCACGCCGCCCGTGGGCGGTGACCACAACCCGGTGTGGATGAACTGCGACGGGGACGTCTACGAGGACGAGATCAACGCCACCAACGCCGTCCACTCGCTGGAGCACGGCGCGGTGTGGGTGACGTACAACGGCGATGCTCCCGAGCGGGACGTGGAGGCGCTGGCGGCGAAGGTGAAGAAGACGCCGTACACGCTGATGAGCCCGGTCGACGGGCAGAAGGACCCGCTGGTGCTGACCGCGTGGGGCCACCAGCGCACGGTGACCGGCGCCGACGACCCGGCCGTGGACGCGTTCCTGGAGAAGTTCGTGCAGGGGCAGCAGACGCCCGAGCCGGGTGCGGCCTGCACCAACGGGCTGTCGAAGTGAGGCGGTCCGCCCTGCCGGCCGGTGTCGTGGCGGCGGTGCTCGCCGCCGCCGTGGCCGTCGGGTGGACGGTCGCCGCGGCGGCCGGGGACGAGGGGTCCTCCCCGGCCGCGGTCCCGTCCGCGGACTCCGCGGACGCCGGGTTCGCCCGGGACATGGCCGTGCACCACCAGCAGGCCGTGGAGATGTCGTACGTGGTGCGCGACCGCACCGACGACGAGGAGGTCCGGCGGCTCGCCTACGACATCGCCCAGACCCAGGCCAACCAGCGCGGCATGCTGCTGGGCTGGCTCGATCTGTGGGAGCTGCCCAAGGTGTCCGCCGATCCGCCCATGACGTGGATGGGGATGGGTGACGCGGCGGCCGGCGAGGACGGCGCGCTGATGCCGGGCATGGCGACCGACGCGGAGATGGCGCGGCTGGCCCGGCTGTCCGGCAGGCGGGCCGAGGTCTTCTACCTCCGGCTGATGACGGCCCATCACCGGGGCGGGGTGCACATGGCCCAGGGGTGCGTGCGCGCCTGCGAGGTGGGGGCCGAACGGCGGCTCGCCCGCGGGATGGTCGAAGGGCAGGAGTCCGAGATCCGCCTGATGGCGGGGATGCTGAAGGCCCGGGGGGCGTCCGCGCGGCCGTGACGGCCGGGGGCCGGCGGGCCGTCGTACGGCGGCCCGGCTCACGCACCGCACATCGCGTCGCTCTGACGATTACACTGGCCGCGTGCCTCAACTACGACTCGCCCTGAATCAGATCGACTCGAGCGTCGGCGACCTCGCCGGCAACGCCGAAACGATTGTCCGCTGGACCCGGCACTCCGCCGAGCAGGGGGCGCATCTCGTGGCGTTCCCGGAGATGGCGCTGACCGGGTATCCCGTCGAGGACCTCGCCCTGCGGTCGACCTTCGTGGAGGCCTCCCGGGCGTCCCTGCGCGCCCTCGCCGCGCGCCTGGCGGAGGAGGGCTTCGGCGACCTGCCGGTGGTGGTCGGCTACCTCGACCGCAGCGCCGCCGCCCAGCCCAAGTACGGGCAGCCCGCGGGCGCGCCGCGCAACGCCGCGGCCGTGCTGCACGGGGGTGAGGTGGCGCTCAGCTTCGCCAAGCACCACCTGCCGAACTACGGCGTCTTCGACGAGTTCCGGTACTTCGTGCCCGGTGACACCCTGCCGGTGGTGCGGGTGCGCGGGGTCGACGTCGCCCTCGCCATCTGCGAGGACCTGTGGCAGGACGGCGGCCGGGTGCCTGCCGCGCGCTCGGCGGGCGCCGGGCTGCTGCTGTCCGTCAACGCCTCGCCGTACGAGCGGGACAAGGACGACACGCGGCTGGAACTGGTGCGCAAGCGGGCCCAGGAGGCCGGCTGCACCACCGCGTACCTGGCGATGATGGGCGGGCAGGACGACCTCGTCTTCGACGGCGACTCGATCGTCGTCGACCGTGCCGGTGAGGTCGTGGCCCGCGCGCCGCAGTTCTCCGAGACGTGCCTGGTGGTCGACCTGGACCTGCCGGCCGCGGCGGCCGACGCGCCGGAGGGCGTGGTGGACGACGGACTGCGCATCGAACGGGTGGTGCTGTCCGAGGAGCCCGTCCCCGCCTACGAACCGGAGCACACCGGCGGCTACGCCGAGCGTCTCGACGACGACGAGGAGGTGTACTCCGCGCTCGTCGTGGGCCTGCGGGCGTACGTCGAGAAGAACGGCTTCCGGTCGGTGCTGATCGGGCTGTCCGGGGGCATCGACTCGGCGCTGGTCGCCGCGATCGCCTGCGACGCGGTGGACCCGGAGAACGTGTACGGCGTGTCGATGCCGTCGAAGTACTCGTCCGAGCACTCCAAGGGCGACGCGGCGGAGCTGGCGCGGCGCACCGGGCTCAACTACCGCACGGTCGCGATCGAGCCGATGTTCGACGCGTACATGGGGTCGCTGGAGCTGACCGGCCTGGCCGAGGAGAACCTCCAGTCGCGGCTGCGCGGCACGATGCTGATGGCCATCTCCAACCAGGAGGGCCACATCGTCCTGGCCCCCGGCAACAAGTCCGAGCTGGCGGTGGGCTACTCGACGCTGTACGGCGACTCGGTCGGCGCGTACGGGCCCATCAAGGACGTCTACAAGACCCTGGTGTTCCGGCTGGCCCGGTGGCGCAACCGCGCGGCCGAGGAGCGGGGGCAGACGCCGCCGATCCCGGAGAACTCCATCTCCAAGCCGCCGAGCGCCGAACTGCGGCCCGGCCAGGTCGACACGGACTCGCTGCCCGACTACCCGGTGCTGGACGCGATCCTGGCCATGTACGTGGACCGGGACAAGGGCGCGGACGAGATCGTCGAGGCCGGCTACGACCGCGAACTGGTCGAGAAGACGCTGCGGATGGTGGACCGGGCGGAGTACAAGCGCCGGCAGTACCCGCCGGGCACGAAGATCTCCCCCAAGGGCTTCGGCAAGGACCGCCGCCTGCCCATCACCAACGGCTGGCGTGAAGGGCTGCCTCCGCAGGTGTGAGGACCCCCTGTGACGGCGGGCGGGGGGCGGTCGGTGTCGCACCCCGCCCGCCGTCATGCCTATACGTGCGCCCCGGAAGCGCGGGACCGTCCGCGGGCGCGGACCGGTCCGCGCGCGCTCCCGCCGGGACGCGACCGCCCCGCGGCGTCAGTCCCGCGCGGTCGCGACCTTCACCCGGGCCGCTATCGGCAGGTGGTCGCTCCCGGTCGGCGGGAGTGTCCAGGAACTCTCCGGTTCGGCGCCCTTCACCAGGATCTGGTCGATCCGGGCCATCGGGAACGACGCCGGCCAGCTGAAGCCGAAGCCGCTGCCCACCGCGCCCTGCGTGGACCGCATCTGGGAGGTGACGGCCTTCAGGGAGCGGTCGTTCATCGTGCCGTTCAGGTCGCCGAGCAGGACGACGTTCTCCAGCGGTTCGCCGGCGATGGCCTCGCCCAGCGCGTCGGCGCTCTTGTCGCGCTGCCGGGCCGTGAAGCCGGCCTCCAGCTTCACCCGTACCGAGGGCAGATGGGCGACGTAGACCGCGACCCGCCCGGCCGGGGCGTCCACCGTGGCGCGCATCGCCCGCTTCCAGCCCAGCCGGATGTCCACCGACTTCACGTCGCTGAGCGGGTACTTGCTCCACAGCCCGACCGTGCCGACCACCGCGTGGTACTTGTACGTCCCCGACAGCGCCGTCCGGTACGTCGGCACCGCGGACGCCTTGAGCTCCTCCAGCGCCAGCACGTCCGCGCCCGAGGCGGCCACGTCGCGGGCGGTGCCGGACGGGTCCGGGTTGTCGGCGTTGACGTTGTGGGTGGCCACCGTGAGGTCGCCGCCGGCGGCGTTCTTGTCGCTGAGCAGACCGCCGAACAAGTTCAGCCAGACGGCCACCGGCAGGATCGCCGCGAGCACCGCCGTCGCCGACCTGCGCACCAGGGCGAGGACGAGCAGCACCGGGACGGCCAGCCCCAGCCAGGGCAGGAACGTCTCGACCAGGCTGCCCAGGTTGCCGACGCGGTTGGGGATGTAGGCGTGGGCCAGCATCACCAGGGCCACCAGGAGGGCGCACACGGCCACTACCCAGCCCCGGCGCCAGATCCCGCGATCGCTCCGCAACGCCCCGCCCAGCCGGTGCAACAGGCGCCGAAGCGGGGAGGCAGGGTGCTCGGGACCCTGACGTCCGTCGTCCGTCTCCGTCATGTACGCCTGCTGCGCCATACCGTCGCCTCACAACCTGCCGTGCACACCGTCGCCCCCCGTGTCCGTAAGACCCTAGGGGATGATCGGTTCCTTTCCCGCCGCGCGTTGCGGCCGTACGGGAGCGAGGACGTGCCGGGGCGCGCGGGCAGTTCCGCGGTGGCGTCGCGAAAGCGTTGTCTGTGACGAAACGCGCACAGGGTGACCGCGGTCAGCCGCCGGCCGGGCGCAGCCCTTCGAGCAGCGTGTCGACCACCCGTTCGGCGAGGTCGGCGGGGAGGTCCGCGTCGGGCCGCAGCACCGTGCGGACGAGGACGGGGCCCACGACGATGTCGTTGAGCAGTTCCAGGTCGACGTCGGCGCGCAGTTCGCCGTTGTCGCGGCCCCGGCGCAGCACCTCCACGCCCACCCGGCGGCGCGGCTGGATGACGGTGTCGTGGTAGGCGGCCCACAGATGGGGGCTGCTCTTCATCTGGGCGCGGACGTTGTGCAGGATCGCCGAGGTCCGGCCGGCCAGGCCGCGCAGCCGCAGGGACTCCAGCAGCACCACCAGGTCGTCGCGCATGGAGGTGCCGGGGAGTTCGGGGTCCGGGGTTCGGCGGCGCGCATGACGTCGACGAAGAGCTGCTCCTTGCCGCTCCAGCGCCGTAGATGGTGGCCTTGCCGACGCCCGCGGTGCGGGCGATGCGCTCGATGGAGAGTTCGGCGAGCGGCACGCCGTCCTCCAGGAGCTTCATCACCCCTCGATGATGGCGTGTTCGACCGCCTCGCTGCGGGGGCGGCCCCGGGCGGGGCCGCCCTGCCGGGGGCCGGTGCCGGCCAGGTCCACGTCGTGACGTCCTTTCGGTGGCGGGACGACGATTCTCCCCGGTCGGCGGTGGCGGCACGCCACCGCCCGGAGGTTTTCGGTCCCTGCTCCCTCTCTCTCCCCCCCGCGGACTCCCCGGGCCCGGGGTGTCAGTCCCCGGTGGACTCCGCCGTGGACACCAGCCGCTGTTCCTCGTCCTCGCCCGAGGGGTTCGCCGTGCGGCCGGGCAGGAACACGGCGACGACGACCGCGCCGAGCACCGCGACACCGGCGCCCCACAGCGCCGTGACGTGCATGGCGTGCAGGAAGGCGCTGTCGGCCGCGTCGACGAGGGCGTCGGCGCGCGGCCGAGCCGCTCCGCGACGGCCAGCGTGGCCTCGATGGACTCGCCGGCGGCGTGCCGGGCGGCCGGCGGCAGCACCGCGAGGTCGTCCTGGACGGCGCCGCGGTAGGCGGTGGACAGCACCGAGCCGAGGACGGCGATGCCGAGGGCGCCGCCGACCTGGCGGAAGGTGTTGCTGAGCGCGGAGGCGGAGCCGGCCTTCTCGCGGGGCAGGGCCTGCATGATGACGACGCTGACCGGAGTCATCACGTGCGCCATGCCGGCGCCCATCAGGAAGAAGATCACTTCGAGGAGCCAGATCGGGGTGTCGCGGTCCAGCACGGCGAACGCGGCCAGCATCGCCGCGAGGACCACGAGTCCCGCGGTGGTGGTGGCCTTGTTGCCGAAGCGGTCCACCAGCAGCCGGGCGCGCGGGGCGAAGACCATCTGCGCGGCGGCCAGGGGCAGCATCAGCAGGCCCGTCTCCAGCGGCGAGTAGCCGCGCACGCTCTGGGTGTAGAAGACCGCGAAGAAGGTCACGCCCATCAGCGCGAAGAACACCAGGGCGATGGCGACGATCGCCGCCGAGAACACCTTGTTCCTGAAGTAGCCCATGTCGATGGACGGGTGGTCGCTGCGCTTCTCGGCGATCACGAACGCGGCGAGCACGGCGAGTCCGCCGCCGATGGCGCCGAGCACGACGGGGTCGCCGAAGTCGGCGAGCTGGCCGCCCTTGATGATGCCGTAGACCAGCAGGACCAGGCCGGCCACGGACAGCACGACGCCCAGCGGGTCGATCCGGCCCGGGGCCGGGTCCCGGGAGTCGGGCACCAGCCACAGCATCAGGCCGATGCCGAGGACCACGATGGGGACGTTCACCAGGAAGACCGAGCCCCACCAGAAGTGCTCGAGCAGCAGTCCGCCGGTGATCGGCCCGACGGCGATGGCGAGGCCGACGCCGCCCGCCCAGATGCCGATGGCCTTGGGCTGCTCGTCGCGCTCGAAGACGTTCATCAGCACCGCGAGGGTGGCCGGCATGACGAACGCGGCGCCCAGGCCCATCACCGCGCGGAAGCCGATCAGCTCGGCCGGGGTGCCGGAGAACGCGGCGAGCGCCGAGCCGATGCCGAACACGGCGAGCCCGCCGACCAGCACCTTCTTGCGGCCGAGCCGGTCGCCGAGGAGGCCCGCGGTGAACAGCAGGCCCGCGAAGACCAGGGTGTAGGAGTTGATCGCCCACTCCAGCTGGCTCTGCGTGGCGCCAAGACCGGTGGGGGCGGGCGTCGAGATCGTCTTGATGGCGACGTTCAGGATCGAGTTGTCCAGGACGACGATCAGCAGGCTCAGCATCAGCACGCCGAGGATCGCCCAGCGGCGCCGGTGGACGGCCTCCGGGACACGGCGGGCGGGGGCGGCAGGAGAAGTCATGGGGTCCACCCTAACGATTTCCGATACGGTACCGTCTCGTATCGGAAAGGCTTTGCCGAGACCTTGCCCCGACATTGCACCGCACGGCCCTCTCCTCAGCGGCGCGCCACGGCGGGGCGGAGCTCACCGGGGGGCCTCTGGCCCTCTTCCGGCGGAGGTGCCACCATGGACGTGGTCCGGGGACGCCGTCAGGGCGCCTCGAGATGACGTGTTGGGAGACGGATCCATGACGCAGCTTTCGGCTGCCCAGACCGGGACGCCCGGTTCCTCCTCCGGCGGCAAGACGCTGTACGGAGGCAAGGGCACACGCCGCATCACTGTCCGCGACATCGCGCTCGCCAAGGAGCGGGGCGAGAAGTGGCCCATGCTCACCGCGTACGACGCGATGACCGCGTCCGTGTTCGACGAGGCCGGCATCCCGGTGATGCTCGTCGGCGACTCCGCGGGCAACTGCCACCTCGGGTACGAGACCACCGTGCCCGTCACCCTCGACGAGATGACGATGCTGGCCGGCGCCGTCGTCCGGGGCACCTCGCGCGCCCTGATCGTCGGCGACCTGCCGTTCGGCTCCTACCAGGAGGGTCCGGTGCAGGCGCTGCGCTCGGCGACCCGGCTGGTGAAGGAGGCCGGGGTGGGCGCCGTGAAGCTGGAGGGCGGCGAGCGCTCGCACCGGCAGATCGAGCTGCTGGTGGAGTCCGGCATCCCCGTGATGGCCCACATCGGGCTGACCCCGCAGTCGGTGAACGCCATGGGCTACCGGGTGCAGGGCCGCGGTGAGGAGGCCGCGCAGCAGTTGCTGCGGGACGCCAAGGCCGTCCAGGACGCGGGCGCCTTCGCGGTCGTGCTGGAGCTGGTGCCGGCCGAGCTGGCCGCCGAGGTCACCCGGACGCTGCACATCCCGACCGTCGGGATCGGCGCGGGCCCGGAGACCGACGCCCAGGTGCTGGTGTGGACCGACATGCTCGGGCTGACCGGCGGCGGGTGCCGAAGTTCGTCAAGCAGTACGCGAACCTGCGGGACGTGATGACCGGGGCGGCCAAGGCGTTCGCCGAGGACGTGGTCGCCGGGTCCTTCCCGCAGGAGGAGCACTCCGTGCACTGACCCGTGCCCGGGTGCCGTGAGCCACTGCCGTACACCCTGTGAGCCACTGCCGCACCACCACGACGGCCCGCCGATCTTCCCCCGTCGGCGGGCCGTCGCCTTGCCCGGGGCCGGTCCCCGCACCGGCGGCACGCGGTGTCGGCGGGATGTCGGCAGGGCTGTCGGCGGGATGTCGGG contains these protein-coding regions:
- the glnA gene encoding type I glutamate--ammonia ligase; protein product: MDKQQEFVLRTLEERDIRFVRLWFTDVLGFLKSVAVAPAELEQAFDEGIGFDGSAIEGFARVYESDMIAKPDPSTFQILPWRAEAPGTARMFCDILMPDGSPSFADPRYVLKRALARASDQGFTFYTHPEIEFFLLKDKPVDGSRPTPADNSGYFDHTPQNVGMDFRRQAITMLESMGISVEFSHHEGAPGQQEIDLRYADALSTADNVMTFRLVMKQVALEQGVQATFMPKPFSEHPGSGMHTHLSLFEGDRNAFYESGAEYQLSKVGRSFIAGLLRHSAEISAVTNQWVNSYKRIWGGSERTAGAGGEAPSYICWGHNNRSALVRVPMYKPGKTGSARVEVRSLDAGANPYLAYALLLAAGLKGIEEGYELPPGAEDDVWALSDAERRALGIEPLPQNLGEALSLMERSDLVAETLGEHVFDFFLRNKKQEWEAYRSEVTAFELKNLLPVL
- a CDS encoding globin domain-containing protein, whose protein sequence is MLSDQSATTVRATLPAVGASLGEITERSYAGMFAARPELLRDLFNRGNQAAGTQRQALAGSVAAFATQLLDHPDRRPDAMLSRIAHKHASLGVTPDQYGLVHEHLFAAIAGVLGDAVTPEVAAAWDEVYWLMANALIAVEKRLYEERGGAVWRPWEVVERVTETEDVVTFRLRPADGGAVREFRAGQYVSVRVPLPDGARQIRQYSLSGAPGPDLRQFSVKRVHEGPAPDGEVSTHLHAHVRVGDVLELSEAYGDLVLDAGADTPLLLASAGIGVTPVVAMLGHLAGSGHRAPVTVVHGDRSPAHHALRTDHEAYAAKLPDATVRFWYERDAPAGAGTGYVDLADVPVAPGTRAYLCGPLPFMRTVREQLIARGVAPADVHYEVFGPDLWLAK
- a CDS encoding RrF2 family transcriptional regulator yields the protein MRLLRSTDLALRVLMRLAVAGDTNPTTRDVAAAMDVPYTHAAKVVAELQHMALLTARRGRGGGLSLTEKGRGASVGALVRAFEGEGDVVDCDGAASTAPCPLRSDCRLRGALRRAQEAFYASLDPLTVADLTADPTGPLLLGVPHVRQDLPGGPRRR
- a CDS encoding DUF3105 domain-containing protein; its protein translation is MGSAKKSSASRTARIEEMRRAEQARDRRKRILVVAASVVVVAGLVAGGVALVRSQSDDGGSTAADDSRSAGRFVTGADGVRAWKGTLDRNHVTKTVDYPVTPPVGGDHNPVWMNCDGDVYEDEINATNAVHSLEHGAVWVTYNGDAPERDVEALAAKVKKTPYTLMSPVDGQKDPLVLTAWGHQRTVTGADDPAVDAFLEKFVQGQQTPEPGAACTNGLSK
- a CDS encoding DUF305 domain-containing protein, with product MRRSALPAGVVAAVLAAAVAVGWTVAAAAGDEGSSPAAVPSADSADAGFARDMAVHHQQAVEMSYVVRDRTDDEEVRRLAYDIAQTQANQRGMLLGWLDLWELPKVSADPPMTWMGMGDAAAGEDGALMPGMATDAEMARLARLSGRRAEVFYLRLMTAHHRGGVHMAQGCVRACEVGAERRLARGMVEGQESEIRLMAGMLKARGASARP
- a CDS encoding NAD+ synthase, translated to MPQLRLALNQIDSSVGDLAGNAETIVRWTRHSAEQGAHLVAFPEMALTGYPVEDLALRSTFVEASRASLRALAARLAEEGFGDLPVVVGYLDRSAAAQPKYGQPAGAPRNAAAVLHGGEVALSFAKHHLPNYGVFDEFRYFVPGDTLPVVRVRGVDVALAICEDLWQDGGRVPAARSAGAGLLLSVNASPYERDKDDTRLELVRKRAQEAGCTTAYLAMMGGQDDLVFDGDSIVVDRAGEVVARAPQFSETCLVVDLDLPAAAADAPEGVVDDGLRIERVVLSEEPVPAYEPEHTGGYAERLDDDEEVYSALVVGLRAYVEKNGFRSVLIGLSGGIDSALVAAIACDAVDPENVYGVSMPSKYSSEHSKGDAAELARRTGLNYRTVAIEPMFDAYMGSLELTGLAEENLQSRLRGTMLMAISNQEGHIVLAPGNKSELAVGYSTLYGDSVGAYGPIKDVYKTLVFRLARWRNRAAEERGQTPPIPENSISKPPSAELRPGQVDTDSLPDYPVLDAILAMYVDRDKGADEIVEAGYDRELVEKTLRMVDRAEYKRRQYPPGTKISPKGFGKDRRLPITNGWREGLPPQV
- a CDS encoding endonuclease/exonuclease/phosphatase family protein → MAQQAYMTETDDGRQGPEHPASPLRRLLHRLGGALRSDRGIWRRGWVVAVCALLVALVMLAHAYIPNRVGNLGSLVETFLPWLGLAVPVLLVLALVRRSATAVLAAILPVAVWLNLFGGLLSDKNAAGGDLTVATHNVNADNPDPSGTARDVAASGADVLALEELKASAVPTYRTALSGTYKYHAVVGTVGLWSKYPLSDVKSVDIRLGWKRAMRATVDAPAGRVAVYVAHLPSVRVKLEAGFTARQRDKSADALGEAIAGEPLENVVLLGDLNGTMNDRSLKAVTSQMRSTQGAVGSGFGFSWPASFPMARIDQILVKGAEPESSWTLPPTGSDHLPIAARVKVATARD